In Megalops cyprinoides isolate fMegCyp1 chromosome 25, fMegCyp1.pri, whole genome shotgun sequence, a single window of DNA contains:
- the etfbkmt gene encoding electron transfer flavoprotein beta subunit lysine methyltransferase encodes MLHRWRILHFTRNCLRVKNKYFQCCGNSHYTTVNNVSSEDGIKRFIVENTEIVNDHNLTPEIRLRLFTPKCRFWHARPELWPFTDPYWAIYWPGGQALSRYVLNDPEVTRNKRVLDLGSGCGASAIAAKISGAAYVLLNDIDPVAAVAAKLNCELNGLEPLPCLTKDLIGSEPDGWDLILLGDMFYEEALAHGLHAWLRRCIAAHGTRVLIGDPGRAQLEGHNIQRQLLRLARYDLPEAVREQNHGLTGTTVWSYQPEL; translated from the exons ATGTTGCATCGTTGGAGAATTTTGCACTTTACAAGAAATTGTCTCAGggtgaaaaacaaatattttcagtgttgtggCAATAGTCACTATACAACTGTGAATAACGTAAGTTCTGAAGATGGCATTAAACGTTTCATTGTGGAAAACACGGAAATAGTGAACGACCATAATTTAACGCCAGAAATCCGTCTAAGATTGTTTACCCCAAAATGTCGGTTTTGGCACGCAAGACCAGAACTCTGGCCGTTCACCGATCCATACTGGGCAATTTACTGGCCAGGTGGACAAGCCCTTTCAAG GTATGTGTTAAATGATCCAGAAGTTACCAGGAACAAGAGGGTGCTGGATCttgggagtgggtgtggagccTCCGCAATCGCTGCCAAAATCAGTGGTGCTGCTTATGTCCTGCTCAATGACATAGACCCAG TTGCAGCCGTCGCCGCCAAGCTGAACTGCGAGCTGAACGGCTTGGAGCCCCTCCCTTGCCTGACGAAGGACTTGATTGGCTCGGAGCCGGACGGGTGGGACCTCATCCTGTTGGGGGACATGTTCTACGAGGAGGCGCTGGCACACGGGCTGCACGCCTGGCTGCGGAGGTGCATCGCGGCCCATGGCACACGGGTGCTGATCGGAGACCCGGGACGGGCCCAGCTGGAGGGCCACAACATCCAGAGGCAGCTCCTCCGGCTCGCCCGGTACGATCTGCCGGAGGCGGTGCGAGAACAGAACCACGGCCTGACCGGCACGACGGTGTGGAGCTACCAGCCTGAGCTGTGA